In Streptomyces sp. NBC_01717, one DNA window encodes the following:
- a CDS encoding zinc-binding dehydrogenase, with product MFAAYASRIDRDQPLNGLELGERPAPEARPGWTTVNVRAASLNHHDLWSLRGVGLAEDKLPMILGCDAAGIDEDGNEVVLHSVIGQTGHGVGPKEPRSILTERYQGTFAEQVTVPSWNVLPKPKELTFEQAACLPTAWLTAYRMLFTNAGVRPGDSVLVQGAGGGVATAAIVLGRAAGLRVYATSRDEAKRKRAVELGAIEAYEPGARLPQRVDAVIETVGAATWSHSVKSLRPGGTLVISGATSGDRPSHAELTRIFFLELKVVGSTMGSKDELEDLLAFCATTGVRPVIDEVLPLDRAREGFERLAAGDQFGKIVLTAS from the coding sequence ATGTTCGCCGCCTACGCATCCCGCATCGACCGCGACCAGCCCCTCAACGGCCTTGAGCTGGGCGAGCGCCCCGCCCCCGAGGCGCGTCCCGGCTGGACCACCGTCAACGTCCGCGCCGCCTCCCTCAACCATCACGACCTCTGGTCGCTCCGTGGTGTCGGCCTCGCCGAGGACAAGCTGCCGATGATCCTCGGCTGTGACGCCGCCGGCATCGACGAGGACGGCAACGAGGTCGTCCTGCACTCCGTCATCGGCCAGACCGGGCACGGTGTCGGCCCGAAGGAGCCCCGCTCCATCCTCACCGAGCGCTACCAAGGCACGTTCGCCGAGCAGGTCACCGTCCCCAGCTGGAACGTGCTGCCCAAGCCGAAGGAGCTCACCTTCGAGCAGGCCGCTTGTCTGCCGACCGCCTGGCTCACCGCGTACCGGATGCTGTTCACCAATGCCGGGGTACGGCCCGGGGACTCGGTGCTCGTGCAGGGCGCGGGCGGCGGTGTCGCCACCGCCGCGATCGTCCTCGGTCGCGCCGCAGGCCTGCGGGTCTACGCGACCAGTCGCGATGAAGCCAAGCGCAAGCGGGCCGTCGAGCTCGGTGCGATCGAGGCGTACGAGCCGGGAGCGCGGCTGCCGCAGCGTGTCGACGCCGTCATCGAGACCGTCGGCGCCGCAACCTGGTCGCACTCGGTGAAGTCACTGCGCCCCGGCGGCACCCTGGTCATCTCCGGTGCGACCAGCGGCGACCGGCCCTCGCACGCCGAGCTGACCCGGATCTTCTTCCTGGAGCTGAAGGTCGTCGGTTCGACGATGGGGTCCAAGGACGAGCTGGAGGACCTGCTGGCGTTCTGCGCGACGACCGGTGTGCGGCCCGTCATCGACGAGGTGCTGCCGTTGGACCGGGCCCGTGAGGGGTTCGAACGACTTGCCGCGGGAGACCAGTTCGGGAAGATCGTGCTCACCGCCTCCTGA
- a CDS encoding NAD(P)-dependent malic enzyme has product MAAEIVNPRSDSNTDNSTDSATDEPFDPAFALHRGGKMAVQATVPIRDKDDLSLAYTPGVAKVCSAIAENPELVHDYTWKSQVVAVVTDGTAVLGLGDIGPEASLPVMEGKAILFKQFGGVDAVPIALATTDADEIVETVVRLAPSFGGVNLEDISAPRCFEIERKLKERLDIPVFHDDQHGTAVVTLAALRNAAKLSGRTLGDLRGVISGAGAAGVAIAKFLLEAGLGDVAVADRKGVVSRDREDLTDVKRELAELTNRAGISGPLETALVGADVFIGVSGGTVPESAVASMAPGAFVFAMANPDPEVHPDIAHKYAAVVATGRSDYPNQINNVLAFPGIFAGALQVRASRITEGMKIAAANALADVVGDELAADYVIPSPFDERVAPAVTAAVAAAARAEGVARR; this is encoded by the coding sequence ATGGCAGCGGAGATCGTCAATCCTCGCAGCGACAGCAACACCGACAACAGCACCGACAGCGCCACCGACGAGCCGTTCGATCCGGCCTTCGCGCTTCACCGCGGCGGGAAGATGGCCGTGCAGGCCACCGTCCCCATCCGGGACAAGGACGATCTGTCCCTCGCGTACACGCCCGGCGTCGCCAAGGTGTGCAGCGCCATCGCCGAGAACCCCGAGCTGGTCCATGACTACACCTGGAAGTCGCAGGTCGTCGCCGTCGTGACGGACGGCACCGCGGTGCTCGGACTGGGCGACATCGGTCCCGAGGCGTCCCTCCCGGTGATGGAGGGCAAGGCGATCCTCTTCAAGCAGTTCGGCGGCGTCGACGCCGTGCCGATCGCGCTCGCGACCACCGACGCGGACGAGATCGTCGAGACGGTCGTCCGCCTCGCGCCGTCCTTCGGAGGGGTGAACCTGGAGGACATTTCGGCGCCCCGCTGCTTCGAGATCGAGCGCAAGCTCAAGGAGCGGCTCGACATCCCGGTCTTCCACGACGACCAGCACGGCACCGCCGTCGTGACGCTGGCGGCCCTGCGGAACGCCGCGAAGCTGTCCGGGCGGACCCTCGGCGACCTGCGCGGTGTCATCTCCGGCGCCGGTGCGGCCGGGGTGGCCATCGCGAAGTTCCTGCTGGAGGCGGGGCTCGGGGACGTCGCCGTGGCCGACCGTAAGGGCGTCGTCAGCCGGGACCGTGAGGACCTGACGGACGTCAAGCGCGAGCTCGCGGAGCTCACCAACAGGGCCGGCATCTCCGGTCCGCTGGAGACCGCCCTGGTCGGCGCGGACGTCTTCATCGGTGTGTCCGGCGGTACGGTGCCGGAGTCGGCGGTCGCGTCGATGGCGCCCGGTGCGTTCGTCTTCGCCATGGCGAATCCGGACCCCGAGGTCCACCCCGACATTGCGCACAAGTACGCGGCCGTGGTGGCGACGGGACGCTCCGACTACCCGAACCAGATCAACAACGTGCTGGCGTTCCCGGGCATCTTCGCGGGGGCGCTGCAGGTGCGGGCGTCCCGGATCACGGAGGGCATGAAGATTGCCGCCGCGAACGCGCTGGCGGATGTCGTGGGTGACGAGTTGGCTGCGGACTACGTGATTCCGTCGCCGTTCGACGAGCGGGTCGCTCCGGCCGTCACAGCGGCGGTTGCCGCGGCGGCGCGGGCGGAGGGCGTGGCGCGACGCTGA
- a CDS encoding ABC transporter substrate-binding protein, whose protein sequence is MTARTTRRTAATSRIAAVCAIAVAGTMLLTACGDQTNSDTTKTEGGTKSTAPLFDKLPADIQKAGVIKVGTDATYAPMEFKQGDKIVGVDPDIAAALGKQLGVKIEFTSGTFDTLLGALPTGRYNAVMSAMSDTKARQEGLDDKGKKTGTGVDFVDYFTASTGILVKKGNPEGIKSLDDLCGKKLAVQRGTTYEQAAKDLSAKCVKDGKKKISIEAFSSDAEAQTRVKSGGAVADLNDSPVAAYIAKTAGGGNDFEAVANKSDAGPFGIAVDKKNTQLRDALKTALDAIIADGTYKAALDKWGAADGAVTAAAVNGGK, encoded by the coding sequence ATGACCGCACGCACCACCCGTCGCACGGCCGCAACGTCCAGGATTGCAGCGGTCTGCGCCATCGCGGTCGCCGGCACCATGCTGCTGACCGCCTGCGGCGACCAGACGAACTCGGACACCACGAAGACGGAGGGCGGCACCAAGAGCACCGCCCCGCTCTTCGACAAGCTGCCTGCGGACATCCAGAAGGCCGGTGTCATCAAGGTCGGCACAGACGCCACGTACGCTCCGATGGAGTTCAAGCAGGGCGACAAGATCGTCGGTGTCGACCCCGACATCGCTGCGGCCCTCGGCAAGCAGCTCGGCGTGAAGATCGAGTTCACCTCGGGAACCTTCGACACCCTTCTCGGCGCTCTGCCCACCGGCCGCTACAACGCCGTCATGTCCGCCATGAGCGACACCAAGGCCCGCCAGGAGGGTCTGGACGACAAGGGCAAGAAGACCGGCACCGGTGTCGACTTCGTCGACTACTTCACCGCCAGCACTGGCATCCTGGTGAAGAAGGGCAACCCGGAGGGCATCAAGTCGCTCGACGACCTCTGCGGCAAGAAGCTCGCCGTCCAGCGCGGCACGACGTACGAGCAGGCCGCCAAGGACCTGTCGGCCAAGTGCGTCAAGGACGGCAAGAAGAAGATCTCGATCGAGGCCTTCTCCAGCGACGCCGAGGCCCAGACCCGCGTCAAGTCCGGCGGCGCCGTCGCCGACTTGAACGACTCCCCGGTCGCCGCCTACATCGCCAAGACTGCGGGCGGCGGCAACGACTTCGAGGCCGTCGCCAACAAGTCGGACGCCGGACCGTTCGGTATCGCGGTCGACAAGAAGAACACGCAGCTCCGCGACGCCCTCAAGACCGCCCTGGATGCGATCATCGCCGACGGGACCTACAAGGCCGCTCTCGACAAGTGGGGTGCCGCCGACGGTGCCGTCACCGCAGCCGCCGTCAACGGTGGCAAGTGA